The following is a genomic window from Malus sylvestris chromosome 7, drMalSylv7.2, whole genome shotgun sequence.
GGCTAGTAATCTTTTATGTGAAAACAAAATTAGCTGTAGAACAAATTTGTTGGGCATGCTCTAAAACAATATATACCGTCACAACTATTAAAATGATTAATTTTCATTATTTGATCAATACGCCAATAACTTTGATGGATACATCGTCAATATTTGGCTGATTTTTCCTCAATATTGGGTCTTGATATAAGTCTTTTTTTTAGCTAATATTAAGAATAGTCCAGTTTATTTAGAATGTAATTTagtcaaaaatcaataaaaacttTACTATTAAGTCATATATCAAtgtcatatttttgttttggacttaatcaatgatatatttttattaattaggcaTAGGTCAATGATGAATATCACATAGGCTTTAAGTCATTATAAATAGTTAGAATTTGACTATTCTATCATTCTCTCTCTTTATCTCTCTATAAATGTCATATGGGTTTAAGTTATTATAAATACAAATTTAGATTCTCTCCAGATTAATTTTGTGGATATCCTCCGGACCGATGGATCTCATCCATTGATACAAATCCAACAAACAAAATATCTTATCCTTCCTCTTTTTCGCTCAactcttctctttctccctcacttCGAAGCTTTTAACCTCGAACCACCAACtctccaaattccaaattaaatTCAACCCCACCTCAAAAGCAGCCCGAACACCGCCACAACCCACCCAACCCACAATACCTTACCCTCTAAAAAATCAGCCCCAGTACCGCTGCATCCCTCAATTGCAAGTCCCTTGACCATCAAATCTCATCTGATGCTAACGAAACAACAAAAAGAGGGGTCGTGCAAACCAATGTCTTCTAGTTGCAGAGATCtttttcataactatggaacaattatagagagagaaatctcaaagatgaagaagaagaaagagacaacaaataacaaactaaaacagTAAGGATAgcgaaaaaataaattagactTAGAGCACAAATGACCTGCAATTGAATTGGGTTGTTAACAACGGTGGGGTGTGGGGGTGTGAGGGAGAAATAGGAGTTGAGGGGGAAGAGAGGCCGGGGAAGAGGCTTTGGCCGTTGAATTTCTATTCCTACGTAACTGATCTTGAGATGACTTAATCCTATAAATAGTTAGAACATGTATATTCTATCACTCTCTCTCACCATTTGTTTACATGGAGGAATCTactcaactaaaaaaaaaaaaaaaaaaaaggaaccagGAAACGGACACTGCAATGCAATGTccgaatccaaatgtaaaaaacagAACTAGGAAATGGACACTGCATTGCAGTGTCCGAATCtagatgtaaaaaaaaaaaaaaaaaaaacagaaccagGAAACGAACACTGTATTGTAGTGTCCGtatccaaatgtaaaaaaaatagaaccagGAAATGGACACTGCATTACAGTGTCTGAatctaaatataaaaaacataGCCAAGAAAATGACACTACATTACAATATCTGAATATAAATGTAAAAATCAGGAGTAGCGTGAGGTGTGAAGTGTAGGAGACGTGTGAGTGATGGCAAAAATAGAATTAGGAGTTTGAATACAAAAGTGAAAAACAGAACCAGAAAATGGACACTGCAATGCAGTGTccgaatccaaatgtaaaaaacagaactaggaaaaaatagaatcaGGAAACCAACACTGCATTGCAGTGTCTGATTTGTATTGACTTATTCCAAATATAAAACTATGAGAAATTGAGTGTTAGTTAAAGTGGATGCGAGCTGTAGTGGcatattttgtaaattttatttattttaaatgcatttaagtATCACAATACATGATTAACCTATTTttaattaacataaatattattgatctattgttaatattgtaactttttattgatttttcacaaaatcaccAATATTTAAATAGGTCCAATCCCTTGTGTTAGTATATTTTACTATCAATAATTACTTCTTTAATGATAAGAtttattacaaaatttaattttccttctaATTATCTATTTAAttatttcctctttttttttttttgttatttgttgTTCTTCTTCCTACTCTAAACtccatttataaattttaattttaatttttataattaaactaTATCATAGGTCAATTGTATTTAGCTACCTATATGAAAGATTATTTTTTAATCGACATGTATCACATATTAATGTGTTTTGAATGtaagtatattattttttttgaatcTTTTAGTTTGGTTTCATATGTCGCTTAtaggtataatatacattcatatatttgttacttgagTTAGGGTCGTATATTCTGCAAATAGATTTGTGTTAGTATATTAGGTTTTTGCTATAAGATATTAAGTATATTTAATGGACTAGAAGATGCatgaaattcaaatattttaatttatctctattatttaaaaaaaatataaaaaaagtataaaataaataaaactagagAAAAGATAATACTCGACTTAACCTAATAACCATGTTGATTTTTTGGATCCATATCTAATTGCACCTTGAATTTATTATGTCAGCtagattttcatttttcttttgtacattttttacaagaaaatataaattacAAGGAGAAGCCTCTTAGGCAACCTACACTAAAATCGTCTCACAGTCAGGCTGATCCCACCTCATTAGGAAGGGTGTGCATTCAAATAAGCTTACTAAAAGAAGAGCGTCTCACATCCACCAACTCATCCACTACACAGTTGGCTTCCCGATAAATATGACAAAAGAAAATATCATAGACAAGCAATCTTCTTGTCCACCAAGGTGTGACAATGCTAAAGAATGGAAATAGCATTGTTAATAACTTTAAGAAGGATCTTAGggcatctccaaccgaagggtccagatggccagagggctgaaaatagccctaaaaccgtctccaaccgagggctaggccagagggctctggaatctgggggGGCCCCAcaggatcggagagggctggagggctggctattttttttttaatgatttcctattgctgtcggttatagcCAACAGCATTAaagatattctttttttttttaatagttctactattagtgtcggtaaccgacactaatagtttgaaatgttttttaatataacggctagtagccgttgtattattaggcctttttttttttttttttaatgaatttaaacttctttttttttttttttaatgaatgtaaacttctttttttcccctttttttttccttttcatatgaatcaaattttgtttcatattttttttcctataacttttatttcacaaaatttgtttcatatattttttcaattctatttttttcatataacttcctaggccatttatacaacattaaattgtagtttttaaataataaattatgtttggccctatggccctttggccctcggttggagacggttttttgtgacagggctaaaacgagtcatttggccctttggccctcggttggagacggaggcaaatatggccatgtactgttcattaaaatattaatatcttggggaatcttggagggctagagggctcaaacgagccctctggccagccttcggttggagatggccttagatcCTAATTTAGAACCCCTTTAGCAAAGCGGTTGTGGCCTATCCACCAACGCATAAAATGATGTCTTCTTCCGCAGAAGAAGCCACACAAAGATTTTAATCTTAGGTGGAAAACAGAGCTTCCAAGCTTTATCTACTTCTCTAAGATCAATTATTACAAGGGGAACTCTCATAAGAATTTCAATTTATGGGCAAAGggacatttttttaataacacCAATAAGCATTGGAGAAACTAAATTCTGAATCTTGGCGATATTCCAGTTCCTAACTAATCACATTGTGAACTATAAGGGACCAAGGGACCTTTGTTTTTTAGTACAAACGATGTTTTACACTATCTACACTAAAGAGAAAGAGAACGATTTGAAATATTTAAGATGTAGtcagttgaaaagaaaaattatatttatcaGGACAATTCACGAAGTACATTTCTGAGACACCAATCAAAATTATGAAAATCGATAAGCTAAGGGGCTTATCCATGGCCCAGTTAAAAGCTCAAAAACTAATATGATTGTCATCTCCTACAATCGAACGGATACTCTTGATAATGATATCGCGAAAATTCAAAATACCTTTCCAAACAATTCAATGTaaaactcattttttttattaattaataaatagtAAAAAAACGATAAGCATCAGTAGTTGTGCAAGGCCAAGGCCCAATTAGGCTCATGGCccaaaaaaaccccaaaacaaaaaaacaaaaacaaaaaaaaaaacacaaaaagttcaataaaaaaaagaaaaaagaaaaagaaaacaaatattaaCTTCATTGCCTAGACCCAATTAGGGTtgtaattaatataaaaaatatgatgGCTTTAATTTGTCGTTGGAAACATGGAAATTCCAAAAACCAATTAGGGTTATTATTATTCTGCAGCTGCATTGACTAAAGTTGGTCAAGCTTTTACTTGCCTTGTAGGTGAAGTAAATCATGATAACGTCTGCTTCACTCTATCTTTtcctaaaaattattatttttttgtaccattttttaattttctgctcccttggaaaatttaattagtaaaaataattttttttttttacttttatgtaaaaaataTGGTCATGCTATCTACGCACTAATTCTTACTTTTCACATATTATGTTCAATTTATGCCAatcagatcaaatgaattgaagaagatcaatgataacaaattaacaaaagtgtgtaaaaagtaaaactaaatgtgtgaataacactatccATTTTTATGTGTAATATGAAAAATTGGACAATCCAGGTGTTCCTTCCACCTTCGGATTCTGATATTTAATAAATTCATTGTTTAGAggatatttaatttttttttttttttggtaaaacaagtaaattaatttgataattaattagcATACATGCATCTTTCAGAGCTTATCCAGCAACTTTTGACCATTTTCTATTTGGGATTAGTTTCCATATAAGGATTAAAGTGTTAGATTCCTTGCCATAATTTGAGTAAGAATTATTTCTTTTAAGGAAAAAATATACGTAATTATTTTACGAGGATGATTAAGAACTAATTCTTTGAAAAtctgaaattatttttttaactttgaaTATGTGCATAAGGTCTTGGGTAACTGACACAGATTTCTATGAAGGTATCTGGTGCCAAATGGACGAGTGTCATGgatggtttttgttttgtttttccctTAAAAACGAAGACTAGTTAGTTGCGTCGCTTTTAAGTCTCAGCTTTTTTTTCCCCTAATTACATTGCAAAGAAAAATGTCAAAAAAAATTGAGTTATtcctttaaaaaacaaaattagaaaaaatgAAGGTAGAatttgtcaatttaaaatacaGTGACGGCTACTTAGTTATTCGGTCTActagtattcctctttacttgtaagtgagaggtcttaggttcgattctcacaaAAGGCAAagttgaactacattattatggTAAGCTCATTATAAGGCTTAGTATATATACTAtcgtttgttttaaaaaaaaaaaattaaagcacacaattttttagcttttacaattaaaattaaaaatcaattatagCATTAAATTTTCATATATAGAAATATTTATTTGGCATCCATATAGATATGAAATAAATTGTTACTAAATTTGTTGTGACACTTAATTCACATGACATAATTGACTTGTCGAGTTATGCTGACTTTTAAGAGTTTGTGTTGTAGTTTTCTTCTATGACATAAAAAGAGAAATATAGAATAGTATTTGGCTGCTGAAGGATGAGTATGAATTCTTACTTAAAATTCTTAGTGTTTTAATTACAGAGCTTTGTGATTATGATCAAAACCGTTTATACTATAAATCACACTGTAAATATCATCTCCACaaaaaatacattaaaattaaggtcgtttagttaatctattgtagcaaatacatagacggTTCGTAATGCTTTTTTCAAtaccgttcatttgtttttaaacagtttgatgactaaacgaccttagttttaaatGAATTTTTGCTTATGCGATCTTTATAGggtaatttataatatgaacggttctgcTTATAAACATGAATTTCTATAAATTGACAACgaacaattttgagaaattttgagtaggaatttctactcatctttgagtagtCAAGTATTGTTCAAAAatatatgttgtatatttcatatGATTGAGgtcaatatatataaattaaaactattttttcaagCATAAACAAGAAATGCACAAAATTAGCCGCAACTACTATCTCATATGATAGTTTGACAGTGCACTCTAGAAAGAATAATGACTTtttaaaaatttgaagaaaaatataCCCAGCACCTACTGGTAACTACTTTGCTAAACAAAGCCCTTTTGGCGCTCCTTGGCCAAGCGGTCCTCGCCTGCACAAGCAAGCAGATTAGCTCCCTCATTCTCTTATTAAACGTCTATTATTACTAACGTAAAATAACGTATATTGCACAATACTGACTTTCACTATTACATTACATTAGTTtctaaataaatcaaaacaaataatattattctTTTGAAACTCACTAGCTCTCACTCATATGAATGTGTTTGTTTTCAGAATTCTAGTCGTAACCCATTACCCTCACCCTCACTCTGACCACTTGGGCTAACCCTTAGAGCTTCGTATGAATCcgatttaatttaatatttaaaaaaaaaaagtaggctCAAACTTGGAAAAAAATCACCAAATTCTTAAAACTTTTCCTTTCAcactccaaaacaaaacaaaatgaaataaatgaaaatgaaaaataattcaaaagagtggaataatatttatatgacTTTTATTATTATGCTGATATTTCCAACCTGCGGTGCTTGTGGTATAAGTAGGCTTCATTTTCTCCCATTTCTCACTCCACCCAAACTCCGAAGGCAAAAGCATGACACAAATAAAAGGAACAGCACCAAcagcagcaacagcagcagcagatCACAATAAAAATTTAATCGAAAATACAAAACAGTTTCTTGTAATCTAAGGCATTCCCATCATTTCTTCACCACCAATCAAGCCCCTACCTTTGCTTTTTCCCTCCACCAGAAGACTCCGTCCTATCAACCACACAATCTCTCCCCTTCTCTCAGCTTTTCGGACTCATGGGTCGAGAAGCGGACCTTCAGATAATAGCATCAGCCGCCGCCGACGTCGCCGTAGCCGCCCCCTTAGTGCCGCCGACACTGCCACCGGCCCCGACTGCCCTCGCTCCCGGCTTCAGGTTCCACCCAACAGACGAGGAACTCGTCATTTACTACCTCAAGCGCAAGGTCTGTCGCAAACCCTTCAAATTTAACGCGATCTCTGAGGTCGACATCTACAAGAGCGAGCCCTGGGACCTCGCTGGTAAATACCCACATCTCCGATTTTCTcgatttttcttcatttttcgtGGCTGGGTTTCTTAATTtttgttgttcttttttttttttttttttgcttaatgtttttgttttataaggGAACTCGCCGTATTATGTATGTGCCTGATTTCTCGGCTGAGATATCGCTGGataattttgggcttttttaGATTAAGGGTTGTaattttgtctaattttaaATGGGTGTTTTTAGACAAGTCGAGCTTGAAGAGCAGGGACCAGGAGTACTACTTTTTCAGTGCATTGGATAGGAAGTATGGAAATGGGGCAAGGATGAACAGGGCTACCAACCAAGGGTACTGGAAGGCCACCGGAAATGACCGGCCCGTCAAGCACAACGATATCGTCGTGGGGATGAAGAAAACCTTGGTGTTCCATAGCGGCCGAGCTCCAGATGGGAAAAGGACCAATTGGGTTATGCATGAGTACAgacttgttgatgaagtttttgagaagGCTGGGCTCGGTGCCATTCAGGTGAGGTTTTGCACTTATGTTTAATGAGCTAATCACTAGGAAATGAGAGAAATGCTGGTTTTGCACTTATGCTATTTTTTGTTTGATGATTGCGGAAAGTTTTCGCATATGAGCTGAATAGTTGATTTTGGTGAACTCCTTAACTTGGTTATAGTGTGTTACAATAATGTGAAATACTGAGATCATTATCTACATTTTACGAAAGCATCGGACTATTATTTTTAAGTGTTGGGTTTTGCAATCATCTGGAGActgatttattatttttgttgtttcctTTTGCTTTGGCTGCTGGAGGATGCGTTTGTGCTATGTCGAGTATTTCACAAAAGCAATATAGGACCACCAAATGGGCATCGGTATGCGCCTTTTGTTGAGGAGGAGTGGGACGATGATGATAAGTTAACTTTGGTTCCTGGACAAGAGACCCGGACTGTAGCTGTAGTTAGTCGTGATGCATTTGTGGTAGGAAATGGTCATGCTGCATGTAGTGAACAAAATGATTATGCTGCTGGTAATGAACAAAAGGTACATGCTGCTGGTAGTGAACAAAAGGTACATGCTGCTCGTAGTGAACAAAATGGACTTTCTGCATACATTAGAGGAAATGGACATGCTGCATATACTGGAGGAAATGGACATGCTGCATATACTGGAGGAAATGGACATGCTGCACATATTGGAGGAAATGGGCATGCTGTATATATTGGAGGAAATGGTCAAGCTGCATATAATGGAGAAAATGGTCATGGAACTTCCGTCGAAGGAAATGGTCATGGAACTTCCATGGAAGGAATTGCTCATGGAACTTCCGTTGAAGGAACTGGTCATGGAACTTCTGTCAAAGGGAGTGGTCACAGCACTTCTGTCGAAGGACGTGGTCGTGGCACTTCTGTTGAAAGAAATGGTCACGGCACTTCTGTCGAAGGAAGTGGTCATCGCACTTCTGTCGAAGAAAATGGTCATGGCATTTCTGTCGAAGGAAATGTTGAAGGAATTGGTCATGGCGCTATAATTGTAGTAGATGACAATGGAACTACTAATGAAGGTGACTGTCATGAAACTTGTACTGCAGGAAATGGTCACAGTGTGCCCAGTGCAGAAAATAATATTGAGCAGGTTTGTGCTTTCAGTTTATTTATCTATATTCTTAAATCTATTCACATAAAATTTTATTCTTTATTATCGTATAGGCTGGATTTGCTCATCCATAATGCAAATAATGGTTTCCCCACTTTCTTATTAGTTAATATCGTGATGATTGTGTCCCATTATACGACAACATTTTTTAGAATAACCTAATCAAAGGATCCAAGCAAACTAGTGAAGCATGCACCTTAAGGTCCATTATTGAGGCATTTGGGGTAATTCATCATCTCTAGGTATTAACAAATATCTGATGAATCATGAGAAATAATAAAGTAAGGATTCCTCGCATAACATCCAATATGCACCAACGGCGAGTATGTGTACTGTATTCTTGGACATGtgagttttctttgtttttgttttgtggaCTGAACTCACTGATCACCAACATAACTTTCAATCTTCTGGTGGGTTGGAATTTTCTAATTCaaaccattttctttttcttccataTACTCTTTCGTTCTTTGTAGAGGTCTGCATAAATTAGTGACTATATATTTTGGATGATAGCATATGACCCTCTGTATCTCTATCATCTGTGCATTACCAGTTTATAGGTGTCATCATGCTATGCTTATATATAGGTGTCATCATGATATGCTTATATATAGGTGTCATCATGCTATGCTTATATATAGGTGTCATCATGATATGCTTATATATAGGTGTCATCATGATATGCTTATAAACTAAAAGTATGCATAATTGTTGAAATCAACCTTTGAAAGACAATTTAAGGAGCCTTCCCTATGTGAAAGGAGGTCTGCATTGACTGTTGGATGACATTATAATGACAAGGTACTTTTGAAAGGATGGTGTGTCTTCTTTGTCCTTGATTTTGGATTAGAACATGTCGTTTCTTAGAATGTCTTACAATTATGCAATAAGGGTTTTCTATTATATTGTATGGTCGAATAATCCACTGTTTGACCTTGACATTTTTCCTCTAGGCTATAAATGAATTGTGTTTCAGTGAACATGTGGCTCGGAGAATCATTCTGTTCTATTAACATGTGGCCTGAAACTGGTGTCTCTGAGGATACATAGAAAACATGGTGGACCCTCTTGAGGTTGCATAGGATGACTTTTGAGATTAGGGATAAATTACATTGAGAAAAGGATGTCAGACGGTGGAATAGTTGATATCAGTGGCTTATGTGATAAAGAACCTTTCTTTGTTATCAAGGTTTTGTCGTATATCAGTGGCTCATGTGATAAGGCGCCACATAAAGTACCTGTTTCTCAAAGTTTTGATGAGCCATGATGAAGTACCTTGAGAAAGAAGCTAAGTACCTGTttattttgttgtattttatGAGAGTTAGGATAAAGAGCAGTGATGTTGCTTGGTCTGTAGAGACCATCTGCACAATTGGAAGGTTCATTTGTTGAAGTTTGAGATAAGGTATTCAATTGTTGAAATTTGAGATAAGGTTTTACAAGAAAGTTGACAACTGTTCTTGTTTAAGGTGATAAAAAACGATTATAGTGACATGGACTGAAGTATGTTTGAATTGTTTGAAAGACCAGGTGGTGAAGGAGAAGTCTTGAAGCGTCAAATGGTAACAGTGATTTAGGTTCAAATGTGATGAAAGTGGATTTTGTTGGTTGTCATGATATGTTTGTTAATGATCTTTTACCATAAGTGGGGGATATACGAGGCTTTTGCAAAACAATTTACCTTCTTGATTCCTAAGCAGGTTAAATAGTGAGCATTCAAGTTTTGCAGTCCCTAAGATTTTCTTGTCATTTCAAACAATTATTCCAGTTAACATCGAAGTCAACTTATGATTGGTACACAAAGGAACTTAACCAGGTGATTATTTAGGTCACAGTTATACTAGTTTAACtggctctctctcccttctcacCCTCTTTATATATACGAGACTTGCCAGTCTATGTTTTACtgttccaataaaaaaaaaggggttgTGTTTTGCATAAGAAAAATGGTTAAACTAGGGGAGAGCTAGACCTGAAGAAAAGCCTAGGATCTGGATAATAACAAAACCCTATAGAAAAATTATGAAACTGAAGTAGGCAAGTCATGACGACAGTGTTTCCATTATTTGtgctctccttttctttttattacagAGATTTGCAGAGCTATAGGCGTTGTTCAGGTTAATTTATAGATCATTCTCGAGTTTAAAAGAATATTTTAATGGTTGTCATTAGCCCTTTGTAATGAGTAGAAACATCAGGATTTCATTATACTCCAGAATCCAGATATTAATTTGAATGGGTGACATGGTTCTCAGTCTTCTAATGAAGTTTCAACATTATCCCCCACCAATGCTTTacgtttgggttttagtatggCTGTTTTGCTAGTATTAATTGATAGTTGTTACATGCAAGAGTTATCTTGTAGATAAAAATAACAGATATAACTGCTTAAAAAGAAAGTAAATTATTAAAAGGTAGATTTTATAACATGGTAGTTAAATGTGCCTTGAGTTTTGTTTTATT
Proteins encoded in this region:
- the LOC126628152 gene encoding NAC domain containing protein 50-like — its product is MGREADLQIIASAAADVAVAAPLVPPTLPPAPTALAPGFRFHPTDEELVIYYLKRKVCRKPFKFNAISEVDIYKSEPWDLADKSSLKSRDQEYYFFSALDRKYGNGARMNRATNQGYWKATGNDRPVKHNDIVVGMKKTLVFHSGRAPDGKRTNWVMHEYRLVDEVFEKAGLGAIQDAFVLCRVFHKSNIGPPNGHRYAPFVEEEWDDDDKLTLVPGQETRTVAVVSRDAFVVGNGHAACSEQNDYAAGNEQKVHAAGSEQKVHAARSEQNGLSAYIRGNGHAAYTGGNGHAAYTGGNGHAAHIGGNGHAVYIGGNGQAAYNGENGHGTSVEGNGHGTSMEGIAHGTSVEGTGHGTSVKGSGHSTSVEGRGRGTSVERNGHGTSVEGSGHRTSVEENGHGISVEGNVEGIGHGAIIVVDDNGTTNEGDCHETCTAGNGHSVPSAENNIEQNAQAISKAIVVVPELPAENQTVLPPCKTEKTDDYPMTCVVNREERLDDYPSPGPDDAQPLLTLFNRQPGQLRQYKRRRHNDSNSNHSNASEISSGMTHDPCSSTTTTASTEASMTTTRNFLSALVEYQLLESLEPKDTTPAPPPELNAALMESSVPTSCLKYIETLQTEIHKISIERETLKFEMMSAQAMINILQARIDLLNKENEDLKKKV